The genomic region GGGTGCCCTGCCTTCACCGCCGGCAGGCAGGCCAGGCGGGCCAAAAGCTCCGTGAGGCTTTTCCCCTCTCCCCTCAGGGCTTCACGGAAGATCTCCGGAAGGAGAAGGGGATAGGGATGGAGGAAGGAAGGGGCTGCTAGGAGCCTGACCCTGCCTGGGCCAAAGGCCTCGAGGGCAAAGAGGGAGGCCCAGGCCTCCTGTCTTTCCGGCAAAAGGGCTTCCTCCGCAGGGGAAAGCTCCACCAGAACTGGATAGGGAAGCTCCCTTAGCCCCTCCTCCTTGAGGCGCCTTTGAAACTCCTCGTAGAGGACCCGCTCGTGGGCGGCATGCTGGTCCACCAGGTAGAGGGTATCCCCCGCCTCCGCCAAAAGATAGCTACCCCGGAACTGCCCCAGGTACCGCAAAGGGGGAAGCCCTGAGGGCGTAGGCGGGCTTAAGGGCATAAGGGGCCTGGGTTCAGGGAGGCTACGGGCCAGGTTATGCCTTTGGAAGGCCTCCCTCAGACCTTCCTCCACAAAGGCCTCCACCTCCTCCAAGACCGCCACCTCCTCCTTCCTGGCATCTAGCCGTAGGCGGAAGGCCTCGAGGGGCAGGGTGAGGTTCAGAACACCCACGGGAAAATACCCCTCGGGAAGAAGCTCCCGGTAGGCCCGGCGCACGGTTTTCAGCAAACCCTCCGGCCAGGCCACGGGACGGCCATTTATGGCGAGGAAGAGTAGGTCGGGCCGGGTGCGGGAGACCTGGGGTCCGGAAAGCAAGCCCTGAAGGCGCATGCCCCCGGCCTCCCGCTCCACGGGCAAGAGCCTTTCCGCCAGGACCCGGCCAAAGGCCAGCCGAGCGGCCTCCTTAAGCCCCGCACCCGGGAAGAGGAGCCGGGCCTCCCCCTCTGCGAAAAAGGCCAGGGAAAGCCAGGGGTAGTGGAGGAGATAGCGCCTTAAAAGCTCCGCCACCTCCCGCTCCGAGCCTGCCCCTTCCCACCCCACCACCTCCACCCGGGTCCCCGGGGGGGCGGGTACCTCCCTAACCTCCACCCACTCCCCCCGGGCTAGAAGAAGCCCCCCACCCACCTGAAAACGGGGCCGGGAGCGGATCCTGAGAAGGGCGGCCTGCCTTAGGGCGTAAAGGGCCTGGCCGCGAAAGCCCAGGGTGGTGATCCTCAAGCTGTTCCCCTCAGGAAGCATCCCAGGGTCCTGGAGCTTGCTGGTGGCGAAGGGTTCCACCGCCAAGGGAAGCTCCGCAAAGGGGATTCCCTCGCCGTCGTCCTCCACCACGATCCTCTCCCGCCCCCCACCAAAAAGCTCCACCCGCACCCTCTTGGCCCCTGCGTCCAGGGCGTTTTCCAAAAGCTCCCGCACCGCATCCTTCAGGGAAAAGACCACCTCCCCCCGGGCCAGGAGCCCCCGGAGCTCCTCAGGAAGCAGGCGGATCACCCCTTTATGGTATCCAGGGGAGCCCCCAGAGCCAAAGCCTTGAGCTCATGCAGGAGGCGGAGGGCCTCGAGGGGGGTCAGGGTGTTGGGATCCAAGGAGATGAGCTTCTCCAGTACTGCCTCCGCCACCCCCTCCCTGCGGGCGGTGAGGACTTGGAGGAGGGCCTTGGCCCGTTCCACCACCTCCTTGGGAAGCCCCGCCATCCTGGCCACCTCCACCCCGTAGCTCTTGGAAGCAGGCCCGGGGAGCACCTGGTGGTAGAAGGTCAGGCCTCCTTCCTCTTCCTTGGCGGCCACGTGCAGGTTTTTGAGCCGGGAGAGGGGTAGGGCGGTCAGTTCAAAGTAGTGGGTGGCGAAAAGGGTGTAGCACCGCCTCTCATGAAGGGCCTCGGCCACGGCGGTGGCAATGGCCACCCCGTCCAAGGAGCTCGTCCCACGGCCCACCTCGTCCAGAAGGACCAAGCTCCTTTCCGTGGCCTCCTTGAGGATGAGGGCCACCTCCTCCATCTCCACCATAAAGGTGCTCTTGCCCCCCGCCAGGTCGTCGGAGGCCCCGATGCGGGTCAGGATCCGGTCGAAGAGGGGAAGGGTAGCCTCCTCCGCGGGCACAAAGCTCCCGATCTGGGCCAGGAGGGCGATGAGGGCCGTCTGGCGCAGGTAGGTGCTCTTCCCCGCCATGTTGGGCCCCGTGACCAGGACGAGCTCGTGGGCCATCTCCAGGTCGTTGGGGACAAAGCTGGTGCGCCGCTCCACCACCGGGTGGCGCCCCCCGCGGATGTGAAGCCGATCGCCAAAACGGGGCCTCACGTAGCCGTAGCGCACCGCCACCTCCGCAAGGGCGGCATAAACGTCCAACTCCGCCAGAACCCTGGCCACCTCCCTCAGGGCCTCCGCCTTCCCTTTGGCCTTCTCCCTAAGTTCCAGAAAGACCTCCTCCTCCCGGCGGCGGATCTGGGCCTCGAGGCGGTAGAGCTCCCTTTCGCGCTCCTTGATCTCCGGCAGGGTGTAGCGCTGCCGGTCCTTGAGGGTCTGGATGGCCTTGTACTCCGAGGGCACCCTCTCGTAGTAGGGCCGGGTCACCTCCAGGTAGTAGCCGAATACGGCGTTGTAACCCACCTTCAGGGTGGGGATGCCGGTTCTGGCCTTCTCCCTCTCCTCCAGTTCCAGAAAATAGGCCACCCCCTCCCGCTGGGCCTGCCGCAGGGCATCCAGATGGGGATCGTAGCCCTGGCGGATCAGCCCTCCCTCGGAGAGCTTGAGGGGAAGTTCCTCCTCCAAGGCCGCCCTCAACTCCTCCAGAAGGGAACCCAGGTCGGGAAGGACCACCTCCTCCCCCAAGAGGGCCCGGAGCTCGGGCAGGATCTCCAGGCTCCGGCGCAAGGAGCCCAGGTCCCGCGGGGATGCCCGCCCCATCTCCAGACGGGCGGCCAGCCTCTCCAGGTCCGCCAGGCGGAAAAGAAGGCGCCTGACCCCTTCCCGCAGGGTCCCTTCCCTCACAAAGCGCTCCACCCGGTCCAACCTGGCCTCCAGGGGGCCCGCCTCCAACAAGGGATGGCGCAGCCAGCTTTGCAACAACCTGCGACCAAAAGCGGTGCGGGTTTCGTCCAGAACGCCGAAGAGGGTGTCCTGGCCCCGGATGGGCTCGAAGATCTCGAGGGCCCTTAAGGTGGCCTCGGGCAGGTGCATGAAGGCCCCGGGGTCATAGGGGCGGAAGGGCCTTGGGGAAAACCCTTCCCCTTGGGTCCAGCGGGCATACCAAAGAAGCGCCCCCTGGACCCGACGCAGGGCCAAGGGCCCTTCCCCTAACGGTTCAAAGGGAGCCTCCGAAAGCATAACGGGAAAGCGCTTCTGGAATTCCTCTAAAAACTCTCGGTTTTCCCTGAGCTCTGGGGCCAGGAGCACCTCGGCAGGCCGGTGGCGGAATAGCTCGTCGTAGAGGGCGCTTTTGCTCTTCAAAAGCGTCCCCTTAAACTCGCCGGTGGAGACGTCCAGAAAGGCCACCCCGAAACCATCCCCGGTGGCGATGGCTGCCAGGTAGTTGGCCTCCTTGGAAAGAAGGGTTTCCTGCACCAGGGTGCCGGGGGTGAGGAGCTGGGTCACCTCCCGCCGCACCAGGCCCTCGGCCTCCTCCGCCGGTTCCACCTGGTCCGCCACCGCCAACCGGAAACCCATTTTCAAAAGCCTTTCCGCATAGGCGTCAAAGGCCCTGATGGGGATCCCCGCCATGGGGGTGGTGAAGTCCTTGCTGGACTTGTGGGTAAGCACCAAACCCAAAGCCCGGGCCAGCCTTTCCGCATCCTCCCCGAAACACTCGTAGAAGTCCCCCACCTGGAAGAGGAGGAGGTAATCGGGGTAGCGGTCCCTGAGCTCCACGTACTGTTGGAGAAGGGGGGGCAAGGGTCCAGGGCCTTCACCCTTGAGCATGCCCCTTATCATAACCGGGGGGTACCCCCGGACAAGGAAGTTTAAATGTTGGCCTGGAGAAGGCGCTCCTTGCAATTTACCCCAACTTGACAGGGGTAGGGTTACAGGAATAGCATACAAAACTGAGGGGACAAATGTCCTAAGAAAAGGAGGCGTGCTATGGAAAAGGTCAATCGGCGTACCACCCTCAAGCTCATGGGTATGGGGGCGGCACTTCTGGCCGCAGGCGGGCGGGGCTTGGCCCAACAAACCCCCACCGCCGACCAGTTGGTGAAGGGCAAAAACCCCAAGATGATCGTCCTCTCCCAGCGCCCCGTGGTGATGGAAACCCCCTATGACCTCTTGGTGAGCAACCCCGAGCGCACGCCCAAGGAAATCCTCTACATCCGCAACAACGTAGACCTCCCCGGCTACAACACCGTGGAAGGGGCCAACCTGGAGGGGTGGAAGGTGGAGGTAAGCGGCCTGGTGGACAAACCCTTCACCTTTGAGGCCAAGGAGCTCCTCTCCCTGCCCCAGCACGAGGTCACCATGGTCCTCCAGTGCTCGGGCAACGGGCGCACCCTCTATAACCCCCGCCCCTCAGGTAACCCCTGGAAGCGGGGTGGGATGGGCAACGTCACCTTCCGGGGTGTCCGCCTGAAGGACCTCCTGGCTGCCAAAGGGGTCAAGCTGGGAGAAAAGGCTTTCTACATCACCGCCCACGCCAGCCGCCAGGGCAACGCCCCCGAGTTCGTGCGCTCGGTGCCCATCCACGCCTTGGAGAACGCCCTCCTGGCCCTCTCCATGAACGGGGAGCCCCTGCCAGCGGTGCACGGGGGGCCCGTGCGCCTGGTCTTCCCCGGCTACTTTGGGGTCAACAACGTGAAGTGGGTAGAGAAGATCGAGTTCACCGAGGGAGAAAACACCACCACCGAACAGGTTCCCCGCTACCGGGTACCCACCATTCCCAACGCCGCCATCCCCTTCCTGCCGCAAGAGCCTGGGAAAACCTACCCCTATACCCTGCAGAACTCCCGCCCCAACTGGCTGGTCACCCTCAACAGCTTCATCTTTGCCCCCCTCGAGGGCCAGACGGTGGAGGGTCCCTACGTGCGCGTGGAGGGGGTCGCCTTCAACGACGGCATCGTCCCCATCGTGAGCGTGGAGGTTTCCACCAACGGCGGCCGCACCTGGCACCAGGCTCAGCTGGAACGCCAGGAGAAAAGCTTCGGCTGGATCCGCTGGCGGACCACGGTCTACCTCCGCTCCGGGGAGCACGAGATCATGGCTCGGGCTTGGGACGCCGCAGGCCGCAGCCAGCCCCTGGACGGCAACATCGCCTGGAACGAGCGGGGCTACGAGTACAGCGGGGTGATGCGGGTAAAGTTCACCGTGGCCTAAGGCTTGAGGAAGCCCCCGGAGGTCCTCCGGGGGCATACGTGTGGCGGAAACCCAAAACCTTACAGGGGTGGGGTTTAAACTGAAAGCATGAGAAAGCCTCTCTGGATACTGACGATTGCCGCGGCCAGCTTGGGGGGATACCTGGCCCTGAGCCAGTTCACCCTCCCCGAGGGCCCCGGCCAAGAGGTGGTGCTGGCCAAGTGCCAGGCTTGCCACGACATCGGCTTCGTGGCCCGCGAGCGGCTTTCGCGGGAACGCTGGGACGCCATCATCAACGAGATGGTCATACGGGGCCTGCAGGTGACCCCAGAGGAACGGGCCACCATCCTGGACTACCTGGCCACCTACCTGGGCACCGAACCGCCACCCGCCCCGCCGCCAGCCCAGGCCGCTGCCCCGAAGACCGGCGCCCAGGTCTACGCCAACTGCCAGGGGTGCCACGGACCCCAGGGCGAAGGCAACCCGCCCGCCTTCCCACCCCTCAAAGGACACGTGGAGAACCTCCTCAAGGCGGAAGGCGGCCGGGCATACCTCCTCCTGGCGGTGCTTTACGGCGTGCAAGGGGAGGTGCAGATTATGGGCCAGAACTACACGGGCATCATGCCGGGCTTCGCCTGGCTTTCCGATGACGAGCTGGCCCTGGTCCTCAACCACCTGGTGGCGTGGGGAGCCCCAGAAGGCTTTAAACCCTACACCCCCGAGGAGGTGAAGGCGGCCCGGGCCAAGGCCCTCGCCCCAGAGGAGGTTCTGAAGCTTCGGCAAGGTCTCAAGCTGCCATGAGCGGGAAGGTCGTTTCCCTCCACCTGGGGCTGGGCTCCGGTCTTCCCAAGCCCCAGGTGAAGGTTTTGGAACTGGTGGCCGGCTTCGGGGCCAAGGGGGACCGGCATGCGGGCAAGGACCCCGACCGGGCTGTCCTGGTAGCGGGCCTCCCTGCCTACGACAAGGCCAAGGAGGCGGGTATAGAACTGCCCTTGGGAGCCTTGGGGGAAAACCTCCTCCTGGACCTTGACCCCCATGCCCTACCCCCAGGTACCCGCCTAAGGATAGGGGAAGCCCTTTTGGAGTTCTCCTACGTGTGCACGGTCTGCTCCAGCCTTTCCCAGTTTGACCTGAGGCTTCCCAAGCTCCTCTACGGGGGCCGGGGGCTTTACGCCCGGGTGCTGGAAGGCGGTCTGGTGCGGGTGGGGGACCCGGTGCGCATCCTGGTCGCCGCCGAATAGGCCTTCCGCAAGGAGGGCCCCGGGGACCGGTCCCCGGGGCCTTTGCCCCTGGCCTAAACCCCCACCCGCTCGGGAACCCGGTAGGCCCAGTAGGCGGGCTGCCCTCCTTGGGGCTCGTTCAGGACCTCGATGCGCCCCTCCAGGGCCGCCTCCACCTCCTTCAGCTGCCCCAGGTACTCCATGAAGGCCTCGGCGTCGGCGAAGCCGGTGTCCACCCGGTAGCCCTGGGCCTCCTTCAAGACGGTGAAGCCGTCACCCCCGTTGGCGATGAAGCTGTTCACCACCACCCGGTAGGTGGCCTCGAGGTCCAGGGGCTGGTAGCCCTTCTCCGTGTTCACCTCCACCCGCACCACCCGGTCCCCCGCAGGGCGGGCCAGGTCAAAGGCGTAGCGCAGGCCGGAAACCTGCAGGAAGCGGCCCGCCGCCTGCTCCCACTGGGAAACCCCGTTCTCCAGAGCCGCCTTGATCTCCTTGCCCTTCAGGTCCATGACCACCAAGGTGTTGCCGAAGGGCAGGACCTCGTAGACCTTGCCCACGGTGATGGGCCCCTTGGGGATGGAGGCCCGGATGCCGCCGCCGTTTTGCAGGGCGATCTGCACCCCGGCGTTTTTGGTCTTCCACACCATGCCGTCGGCGATGAGGTTGCCCAGGTTGCTCTCCCGCTTGCGCACGATGGCCCTTTCGCCCACCAGGTCCACCTTGGCCTCGGCGATCACCTGGGCCATGAGGGCCATCACCGGCTGGGCGTAGGCCAGGAGGGCCTCCTTGGCGAAGAAGTCCTCGGGGGAGACCTCGGGGGTCATGAGGACGGGCTCGCCCTTGTAGGCCAGAAGCTCTCCCTTCTCGTTGAAGGTGACCTCCAAGAGGCCCACCACCTTCCCCCACTCCCAGGCCTGCACCACCAGGACATCCTTGCCCTCGGGGTTTTTGACCACCGTGGGGTAGGGGCCCGCCGGGGCCAGCTCCTTGTGGGGGAAGCTCCCCAAAAGGGTGTGGGAGTGGCCGCCCACGATCACCTGGGCCCCCACCAGCCTCCGGGCCAGCTTCAGGTCCTCGGCGTAGCCCAGGTGGGAGAGGACGATGATCTTGTTCACCCCCTTCCGCAGGAGCTCGTAGACCGCCTTCTGAGCGCTCTCGTAGGGGTCCAGGAAGTCCACGGTGGGCCCGGGGTTGGCGATCTCCCGGGTGTCCGGGGTGGTGAGGCCGATCACCCCCACCTTCTCCCCGCCCACCGTCACGACGGCGTAGGGAGAGAAAAGACCCTTCAGCCGAGGTTCCCGCTCCACCCCCACGTTGGCGGACACCACCTTGAACCTTGCCCCCTTCAAAAACTCCGCCAAGGGCCCAGGCCCCAGGTCAAACTCGTGGTTGCCCAGGGCCATTACCCGGTACAGGGCCCTGTGCATGAAGTAGCGGTCCGCCAAGCCCCGGTACTGGTTGAAGTAAAGGGTCCCCTGGAAAACATCCCCGGCGTCCAGGAAGAGGAGGTTCTTGCGGCCTGCCCGGAGGCGGTCAAAGAAGGCGATGCGCTGGGCCACGCCCCCCACCCTCACCTTCTTGCCGGAAAGGGTGAGCTCCATGGGCTCCAGGTGGGCGTGGGTGTCGTTGGTGTGCACCAGGGTAAGGGTAAAGGCCCCCTGGGCCCGCCCCAAGCCCAGGCCCGCCAAACCTAAAGCTGCCCCTGCCTTCAATACCTCGCGCCGCTTATACATACCCGACCTCCAGGCTTCAGTCTACCCAAGGCCAGGTCAGCTTAGGGTCAAGGCCCTCGAGGCCAGACCTTGCTTGACGGGTGACGCCCTAAGGCTTGACATTGTGCATATATTTGCTGTACACTTTGCGCAATCTGCTGGGGGAAAAGGGTAAATGCCCGGCCTCAGCAGGTCAAGGAGGTCAAAAATGGCGTACACCAAGGCGGAAATCCTCAAGGCGCTCAAGGCGGAGAAGGTCAAGTTCCTCAGGCTCCAGATCACCGACATCCTGGGCGTGGTGAAGAACGTGGAGGTCCCCGAGTCCCAGTTTGAGAAGGCCCTGGACGGGGAGATCATGTTCGACGGCTCCTCCATCGAGGGCTTCACCCGCATCGAGGAGTCGGACATGCTCCTCAAGCCCGACTACAACACCTTCGTCATCCTCCCCGAGGCCCTGGAAGACCCTGGGCGGGGCCGGGTGGCCCGGCTCATCTGCGATGTGACCTACCCCGATGGCCGTCCCTTCGAGGGGGACCCCCGGTACGTGTTGAAGCGCCAGGTGGAGCGGTTGCAGAAGCTTGGCTTTGACAACATGTATGCGGGCCCTGAGCCGGAATTTTTCCTCTTCCTGCGCACGCCTGATGGTTTGCCCACCGTGGAAACCCACGATCGAGCGGGCTACTTTGATCTGGCTCCCATAGACAAGGGCGAGGAAGCCCGGCGGGACATGGTCAACGTCCTGGTGGCCATGGGCTTTGAGATCGAGGCTGCCCACCACGAGGTGGCCCCGGGCCAGCACGAGATCGACTTCAAGTATGCGGATGCCCTCACCACCGCGGACAACATCGCCACCTTCAAGTGGGTGGTGAAAAAGGTGGCCCTGAACCACGGCCTCCACGCCACCTTCCTGCCCAAGCCCATCCGCGGCATCAACGGCAGCGGCATGCACACCCACCTCTCCCTCTTCAAGGACGGCCAGAACGCCTTCTATGACCCCGAGGCCGAGTACCAGCTTTCCAAAACCGCCCTCCACTTCATCGCTGGTCTTCTGGAGCACGCGGAGGGCATGGTGGCCATCACCAACCCCCTGGTGAACTCCTACAAGCGCCTCACCCCCGGGTACGAGGCCCCCACCAACATCGCCTGGTCGGCGGCCAACCGCTCGGCCATGATCCGCATCCCCGCCCGCCGGGGCGTGGGCACCCGGGCCGAGCTCAGGATGCCCGACCCCTCCGCCAATCCCTACCTGGCCCTGGCGGTCATGGCGGCGGCAGCGGCAGACGGGATCGAGCGCAAGCTCCTGCCCCCGCCCCCCATCCAGCGCAACATCTACCACATGAGCGTGCGGGAACGGCGCAAGCACAAGATCCGCGAGCTTCCAGGCACGCTTCGGGAGGCCCTCGAGGCCCTGAAGAAGGACCCGGTGATCCGCGAGGCCCTGGGCGAACACGTCTATACCCACTTCCTCCAGGCCAAGCAGATGGAGTGGGACGACTACCGGGTCACGGTCCACCAGTGGGAGCTGGACCGGTATCTGGCCACGTACTGAGGGTGGGTATGGCGCCTCTCCTCCTCCGGGAGGAGGGGCTGACCCGTGGGTCGGGCATAAAGTTACGAGGGGGCATTGACAAGAACCGGTACCCCCCCCTTAGAATGGGGCCGCAACGTGAACGCGTGCGCTTAAGGAGGTGCTTATGAGGAAAATCGGTTTGCTGGTAGCAGGTGTGGCCGCCCTGGGTATGGCCCTGGGCCAGGCCAACGTCATCAAGATCGCCACCCAGTCCCCCCTTTCCGGCCCCCAGGCTGCCCTGGGGGAGCAGATCAAGCTGGGGGCGGAGTTGGCCATCGAGGAAGCCAAGGCCAAGTTCAAAGCCCTGGGCTTTGACCTGGTCCTGGTGCCCTACGATGACCAGGCCAACCCCGACGTGGGCGTGGCCAACGCCAACCGCATCATCAACGACCCCGACATCCTGGGGGTGGTGGGCCACCTGAACTCCGGGGTGGCCATCCCCTCCAGCGAGGTCTACGCCCGGGTGAACCTGGTCATGGTCTCCCCCGCCAACACCAACCCCCGGGTCACCGACCGCAGGCTCCCCAACGTGAACCGCATCTGCGGGCGGGACGACGTGCAGGGGCCCGTGGGCGCCGAGTACGCCTTCAACAACCTGAAGGTGAAGAACGTCTTCGTCATCCACGACAAGACCGCCTACGGCCAGGGCCTGGCGGAGGAGTTCAAGAAGCGCCTCGAGGCCCTGGGGGGCAAGGCGGTGGCCTTCGTGGGCACGGAGGAAACCTCCAACTTCGTGCCCATCATCAACCAGATCCGCGGCGCCCGGCCCGTGCCCGAACTTATCTACTTCGGCGGCATCTACAGCCAGATCGGCCCCTTCGTGAAGCAGCTCCGCGAGCGTGGGGTAAAAACCCGGCTCATGGGCGGCGACGGCCTGGACGCCAGCGAGTTCGTGCGCCTGGCGGGTAAGGAGAACGCCGCCGGCACCTTCTACACCACGGTGGCTGGCCCCGTCTCCGCCTTCCCCAAGGCCAGGGCCGTGGCCCAGCGCTTCAAACAGAAGTACGGCAAGGACATGGAGGGCTTCGGCATCTACGCCTACGACGCCGCCAACGTGATCCTTACCGCCCTGGAGAACGCCATCAAGGCCGCGGGCAACAAGAAGCCCACCCGGGAGCAGGTGGCCCAGGCGGTGCGCCAGGTCAAGATGGAGGGGCTCACCGGCACCATCGAGTTTGACGACAAGGGCGACAACAAGAAGGCCAAGTACTTCGTCATGCAGGTGGCCTCCACCGGCAACTGGGCCGACAACAAGCTGATCCGCGTCATCGAGATGGCGGCCCCAGGCGCCAAGTAGCGCCAGGGATACTCTAAAGGGGGTGGCCCCAAGGCCACCCCCTTGGTTCGGAGAAAGGAGGTAGCTTGCTGGAGCAGATCCTAACCCTGTTGCCCCAGGTGATCTTTGACGGGCTCATCCTAGGCTTCGTCTACGCCATGGTGGCCCTGGGGTACACCATGGTCTACGGCGTCTTAGAGCTCATCAACTTCGCCCACTCCGAGATCTTCATGATCGGGGCGGTGGTGGGGGTGGAGGTCTTCCGCTACCTGGCCCCTCAGGTGGAGAATGGCCTCCTCCTTCTTCTTCTCGCCCTGGTCCTGGGTGGGGCGGTGGCGGGGATCACCGCTATCCTGGTGGAGCGCTTCGCCTACCGCCCCTTGCGCAAACGGGGCACCACCAACCGGCTGGTTCCCCTCATCACCGCCATCGGGGTTTCCTTCATCCTCCAGGACCTGGTCCGCCTCATCGAGGGCCTCTGGCACAACGAGTTCTTCCTGCGCATGCGCACCGTGGAGGACCTGGAGGGCTCGGTGGAGCTCTTCGGGGGGG from Thermus tengchongensis harbors:
- a CDS encoding ATP-binding protein, which produces MIRLLPEELRGLLARGEVVFSLKDAVRELLENALDAGAKRVRVELFGGGRERIVVEDDGEGIPFAELPLAVEPFATSKLQDPGMLPEGNSLRITTLGFRGQALYALRQAALLRIRSRPRFQVGGGLLLARGEWVEVREVPAPPGTRVEVVGWEGAGSEREVAELLRRYLLHYPWLSLAFFAEGEARLLFPGAGLKEAARLAFGRVLAERLLPVEREAGGMRLQGLLSGPQVSRTRPDLLFLAINGRPVAWPEGLLKTVRRAYRELLPEGYFPVGVLNLTLPLEAFRLRLDARKEEVAVLEEVEAFVEEGLREAFQRHNLARSLPEPRPLMPLSPPTPSGLPPLRYLGQFRGSYLLAEAGDTLYLVDQHAAHERVLYEEFQRRLKEEGLRELPYPVLVELSPAEEALLPERQEAWASLFALEAFGPGRVRLLAAPSFLHPYPLLLPEIFREALRGEGKSLTELLARLACLPAVKAGHPLSRAEGQALLDALLRCQTPWVCPHGRPTLLALKEEDLIRRFGRRSGARAGEEARPRRQEDSFPEAPGPQRG
- the mutS gene encoding DNA mismatch repair protein MutS; this translates as MLKGEGPGPLPPLLQQYVELRDRYPDYLLLFQVGDFYECFGEDAERLARALGLVLTHKSSKDFTTPMAGIPIRAFDAYAERLLKMGFRLAVADQVEPAEEAEGLVRREVTQLLTPGTLVQETLLSKEANYLAAIATGDGFGVAFLDVSTGEFKGTLLKSKSALYDELFRHRPAEVLLAPELRENREFLEEFQKRFPVMLSEAPFEPLGEGPLALRRVQGALLWYARWTQGEGFSPRPFRPYDPGAFMHLPEATLRALEIFEPIRGQDTLFGVLDETRTAFGRRLLQSWLRHPLLEAGPLEARLDRVERFVREGTLREGVRRLLFRLADLERLAARLEMGRASPRDLGSLRRSLEILPELRALLGEEVVLPDLGSLLEELRAALEEELPLKLSEGGLIRQGYDPHLDALRQAQREGVAYFLELEEREKARTGIPTLKVGYNAVFGYYLEVTRPYYERVPSEYKAIQTLKDRQRYTLPEIKERERELYRLEAQIRRREEEVFLELREKAKGKAEALREVARVLAELDVYAALAEVAVRYGYVRPRFGDRLHIRGGRHPVVERRTSFVPNDLEMAHELVLVTGPNMAGKSTYLRQTALIALLAQIGSFVPAEEATLPLFDRILTRIGASDDLAGGKSTFMVEMEEVALILKEATERSLVLLDEVGRGTSSLDGVAIATAVAEALHERRCYTLFATHYFELTALPLSRLKNLHVAAKEEEGGLTFYHQVLPGPASKSYGVEVARMAGLPKEVVERAKALLQVLTARREGVAEAVLEKLISLDPNTLTPLEALRLLHELKALALGAPLDTIKG
- a CDS encoding sulfite oxidase gives rise to the protein MEKVNRRTTLKLMGMGAALLAAGGRGLAQQTPTADQLVKGKNPKMIVLSQRPVVMETPYDLLVSNPERTPKEILYIRNNVDLPGYNTVEGANLEGWKVEVSGLVDKPFTFEAKELLSLPQHEVTMVLQCSGNGRTLYNPRPSGNPWKRGGMGNVTFRGVRLKDLLAAKGVKLGEKAFYITAHASRQGNAPEFVRSVPIHALENALLALSMNGEPLPAVHGGPVRLVFPGYFGVNNVKWVEKIEFTEGENTTTEQVPRYRVPTIPNAAIPFLPQEPGKTYPYTLQNSRPNWLVTLNSFIFAPLEGQTVEGPYVRVEGVAFNDGIVPIVSVEVSTNGGRTWHQAQLERQEKSFGWIRWRTTVYLRSGEHEIMARAWDAAGRSQPLDGNIAWNERGYEYSGVMRVKFTVA
- a CDS encoding c-type cytochrome encodes the protein MRKPLWILTIAAASLGGYLALSQFTLPEGPGQEVVLAKCQACHDIGFVARERLSRERWDAIINEMVIRGLQVTPEERATILDYLATYLGTEPPPAPPPAQAAAPKTGAQVYANCQGCHGPQGEGNPPAFPPLKGHVENLLKAEGGRAYLLLAVLYGVQGEVQIMGQNYTGIMPGFAWLSDDELALVLNHLVAWGAPEGFKPYTPEEVKAARAKALAPEEVLKLRQGLKLP
- a CDS encoding MOSC domain-containing protein: MSGKVVSLHLGLGSGLPKPQVKVLELVAGFGAKGDRHAGKDPDRAVLVAGLPAYDKAKEAGIELPLGALGENLLLDLDPHALPPGTRLRIGEALLEFSYVCTVCSSLSQFDLRLPKLLYGGRGLYARVLEGGLVRVGDPVRILVAAE
- a CDS encoding bifunctional metallophosphatase/5'-nucleotidase — protein: MYKRREVLKAGAALGLAGLGLGRAQGAFTLTLVHTNDTHAHLEPMELTLSGKKVRVGGVAQRIAFFDRLRAGRKNLLFLDAGDVFQGTLYFNQYRGLADRYFMHRALYRVMALGNHEFDLGPGPLAEFLKGARFKVVSANVGVEREPRLKGLFSPYAVVTVGGEKVGVIGLTTPDTREIANPGPTVDFLDPYESAQKAVYELLRKGVNKIIVLSHLGYAEDLKLARRLVGAQVIVGGHSHTLLGSFPHKELAPAGPYPTVVKNPEGKDVLVVQAWEWGKVVGLLEVTFNEKGELLAYKGEPVLMTPEVSPEDFFAKEALLAYAQPVMALMAQVIAEAKVDLVGERAIVRKRESNLGNLIADGMVWKTKNAGVQIALQNGGGIRASIPKGPITVGKVYEVLPFGNTLVVMDLKGKEIKAALENGVSQWEQAAGRFLQVSGLRYAFDLARPAGDRVVRVEVNTEKGYQPLDLEATYRVVVNSFIANGGDGFTVLKEAQGYRVDTGFADAEAFMEYLGQLKEVEAALEGRIEVLNEPQGGQPAYWAYRVPERVGV
- the glnA gene encoding type I glutamate--ammonia ligase, whose translation is MAYTKAEILKALKAEKVKFLRLQITDILGVVKNVEVPESQFEKALDGEIMFDGSSIEGFTRIEESDMLLKPDYNTFVILPEALEDPGRGRVARLICDVTYPDGRPFEGDPRYVLKRQVERLQKLGFDNMYAGPEPEFFLFLRTPDGLPTVETHDRAGYFDLAPIDKGEEARRDMVNVLVAMGFEIEAAHHEVAPGQHEIDFKYADALTTADNIATFKWVVKKVALNHGLHATFLPKPIRGINGSGMHTHLSLFKDGQNAFYDPEAEYQLSKTALHFIAGLLEHAEGMVAITNPLVNSYKRLTPGYEAPTNIAWSAANRSAMIRIPARRGVGTRAELRMPDPSANPYLALAVMAAAAADGIERKLLPPPPIQRNIYHMSVRERRKHKIRELPGTLREALEALKKDPVIREALGEHVYTHFLQAKQMEWDDYRVTVHQWELDRYLATY
- a CDS encoding branched-chain amino acid ABC transporter substrate-binding protein; this encodes MRKIGLLVAGVAALGMALGQANVIKIATQSPLSGPQAALGEQIKLGAELAIEEAKAKFKALGFDLVLVPYDDQANPDVGVANANRIINDPDILGVVGHLNSGVAIPSSEVYARVNLVMVSPANTNPRVTDRRLPNVNRICGRDDVQGPVGAEYAFNNLKVKNVFVIHDKTAYGQGLAEEFKKRLEALGGKAVAFVGTEETSNFVPIINQIRGARPVPELIYFGGIYSQIGPFVKQLRERGVKTRLMGGDGLDASEFVRLAGKENAAGTFYTTVAGPVSAFPKARAVAQRFKQKYGKDMEGFGIYAYDAANVILTALENAIKAAGNKKPTREQVAQAVRQVKMEGLTGTIEFDDKGDNKKAKYFVMQVASTGNWADNKLIRVIEMAAPGAK